In the genome of Panthera leo isolate Ple1 chromosome F3, P.leo_Ple1_pat1.1, whole genome shotgun sequence, the window CGGAGGGCCAGTAGGGGCTGACTGCTCCCAGAATCGGGCCAGAGAGAGGCGGAAGGTGTCCAAGTGGCCGTTGGAGAGGTCGAGGCCCGCGGGGGACGGGGCGGCGGCGGAGGGCGGTGGGTAGTGGGGTGGCGCGTCGTCCTTCCGGCGCCGCCGGGTGCGCACCTCCAGGCAGTTCTGGCCCTTGAGGTGGCGCTGCAGGTGGTCCTCCTTGGCGAAGGCCTTGTGGCACAGGTGGCACTCGTAGGGCCGGTCCCCCGTGTGCAGGTGCATGTGGTTCTTGAGGTCGTAGCTGTGCAGGAAGCGGGCTGGGCAGTGCGGGCACGAGTAAGGCCGCTCTCCGGTGTGCTTCCGCATGTGAATCTTCAGCTTGTCGTTCCTGGCCGGGCGGGGTGCAAGGGAGCGGGTTCAGGACAGGACCCTGGCTGGCTCCTCCGGGCCAGGTCCCTGGGGTCTCGTCCCTCTGGTCCCTCTGCCGCGGGCTGCCTCTTACCGCCCGGGACGCCCTTGCTGACTGCTCCCAGCTTAGGCCGgcccggcctccctgcctccaacaCCAAACCTGTCCTGCCCCAGACCCACCTGCCTTGACTTTCCTTCTCCCGGCCTCCCGGTTTTGTGCGGGTCACTCCGGTCACCCCCACGCCTCCAGCCCTTCCAGGACCACCTGCTCCCCACCCGGGGTCTCCTAACCCCCCTCTCCGCACCCCTCCCCACGGGTGCTCACCGGGTGAAGCGGACGCCGCAGACTTCGCAGGCGAAGGGCTTCTCACCCGTGTGGGTCCTCATGTGGCGGGGCAGCTTGCCTGCCCCGTGGATGATCTTGTGGCAGACGGGGcactcctggggcatctgggagcGGCGTTTGCGCACCAGCTTGTCCTGGCCGTCCAGGCCGGGCGCGAGGGCGTCCTGGTGCAGCGAACTCAGGTAGGCCATCAGGTCAGGATCGATGGCGTCCTCGTCTGAGCCCAGCTCCTCTGGGGACAGCGGGGGCCCACCCCCCTGCGCCAGCCCGTAGGCGGTGGAGTACACgggctcctcctcttcttcctcacccTCATAGGCCTCGTAGGTCAGGGGCCCCTCGGGGGGTGAAGCAGTCCCGGCTGGAGGGCTGTAGCTGTCCCCCGGCCCGCTGCCCGCGCTGCCACCCACcctggccccctcctcctcctcgtagGTCACGGGTTGGCTGGGCACCGCGGGCACCTCGGGCACTAAGTGGTTCGCCCGGGCCCCCTTGGTCTGCAGGAACGCTTTCCGGGGCTTGCGGCTGCGGCGGGCCACGGGCcgagggggcggcgggggcgggggcgggcggggcgccTGCGGGGGGCTGTCTTCGCCATCGGGAACTCCCGccgccgtggccgtggccgtggccgtggcgaAGGCCTCCAGGTACTGGCGGGCCCGCTCACAGTCGTCCTCGTCGGGGCTGGGGGCTTCCAGGCCGCTGCCCTGCAGAATCTCCATGCAGGCAGCGATGACACACGGGATCTCCAGCAGCCGGGCGGCCTGGAGCACGGCGGGCATGTTGGCGCTGCTGGTCGTCAGCGTGGCCGTGTAGGCGAACTCGAGCAGGGCGCCCAGGGCCTCCGGCCCCACGAAGTCCAGCTCGCACACGCCGGCGCCCGCCCCCCCGGCGGCCGgcccgccgcccccggcccccgaGACGGCGCCGCCACCGCCCTCGGTGAACAGCTTCTTGAAGTAGTGGCTGCAGGCGGCCAGCACGGCCCGGTGGGTGCGGTATTCGAGGCCCTGGGTCCGGATGGTGAGGTCGCAGAGGTGGCCCAGCTGGCGCTGTTCGTTGAGGCAGCTCAGGAGCTCGCTGCTGTGGTCTGGGAACGGGATCCCGATGAGGTCGTCCTCAGGGCTCCCCATCTTTTTCTGTAGggttgaggagagggagagggtgagagcacTCGGCCCTGCGAGGGGGTCCGAGGAGGGAGCCGCGGGGTCGGCCCACGCTCGGCGCCGGATACCCTAAGTGTTTCTACCCATTCGGTCTTGCGCGAGCCCCGAGTCCCGACTAGCACCTTGTCTCCTCACAGACAGGGAACCCGACGCGCAGGCAGGTGAAGTGACTTTCCAAGGTACGTGCCGAACGGCGTTCAAAGCCAGGCCGTGGGCCCAAGTCCTGTTCCCAACTGCTGTGCACAGTCCTGCCTGCCTCTGGGTGCGCAGGAGCCCGGACTTGCCCACGGAACCTTCTCTAGAGGCCCGTCCGCttcacccgcccccctccccatgccTTTGGAGGAAGCACTGGGCTGGGGGACAGGACACATGGGGAGGCTCCATAAAGTGGCCAAAGGATTCGGGGCTCAATCATCTGGGGAGTGGGGTGACAGTCTGTGACGGAGCCTCCCCACAGCCAGAGAGGCCAAGGACGGAGCCGAGACTCACGCTGGACCCAGGCGTGCTCCCGCCCGGCCATGACGTTAAATCAAGTCGCCCCCACGAAGGGCCTGGCGCGCTCACCAGGAGGCCTCCTGCACcttcaccttcctcctcccctcccccacccactaaAAGTTCATCTCCTCTTTTagattccaccccccaccccaggccaaaAGGGAAATACAGCTCCCAGCACCCCTccacatcctcccctcccccagggggccAGGGAGCAGCCACCCTGTGCTGGGGTGTCGCTGGCTGGCTCGGGTGCTTCCTGCCCCGCACAGATAAGCATcgtccccgccccctcccccactgccaatAGGCCAGGTTCcagtcccacccctccccacctcgctcCCGCCAGGccaccacctctccctccccaccggGTGGTGGTGCCGCTGCTGGCCGGTCAGGAGAGCCCCCTCTCCAGAGggccatccccaccccaccccactcccgcCCCCGCGCTGCCctccctgaggcacagagatacGGCACCCCCCcaagggggtggagggcaggggggtggtAGAGTGGGTCTGGCCTGGAAGTGGGGTGTCTGCTGCCATCTTGCTcagtgactttggacaagtcccTTCTCTCTGTGCGTCACCTTCCTCAGCTGTACAAGGAGTGGGTAGAAGGCCCAAGGACTCAGCCCTTTAGCCCTGACCTTTGGTGGGTCTGGAGCCACTGGAGACAGAGTCCGGGCCTGGAAAGAGCTGTGCTCCGGACGCAGCCAGGCTTGACTCTGTGGCTGACTAGCTCGGTGGCTTTCAACACAACGTCTATAGTCTCTGAGCCTCCTTCCTGGTCGACAATACAGGATAATTCCTCCGGATTCCTAGGGCTGTGGTGGCGGCTGAGTGAGACCGTGTGCTGGCCTAGGGGCTGACACACACATTCTGGCCTTGGGAGGGAGAAGCGAGGCCTCACCCAGGGGCAGATTCCACTCTACAGATGGCCTCTGCTGGGAAACAGCTTGGGGACAGctgggtctctctccctcaagtCACCCCAAGGAGTCAGGTTACTACTAGCtacatgaccttgggtaagtcacttccttcccccaccccaggaggccCGTTTCCTCGTCCATAATATTGAAGTCCCCAGGGTGGGTCCCACCGACACTGGTCAGTGTCGTCTTCGCCACTGCCAACGGCCGCTCAGCCCTGGCCACTGGGGGGAAAAGTTTTTTTCAGGGAGTTGGGGGAGTCAGGGGCCACAGATTTCCTCTTTAGAGCACAAGACCCGCGTTGTCTCCGCCCGCCTCCAGGCCGGTCACCTGCATAGAAGCCTTAAGTGAGCCTCAcccatgtgtctgtctgtctgtctgtctgtctgtctctctctctctctctctctctctcgtaagTTGCAAGTTGCGCCCAGATGCCCTCAGCGAGGCCCTTGCTCCCACCCTGGGTCCCCACATCCCTTCTCTCCCTGGGGGCAGCCCCAGACCCCTTTGGTTCTCCTGTCTGCACTTTACAAACTGAACGAGGGGCAAACAGCCCCAGAACTTAGGAACAGACAAAAACCGGGTGGGCGCCCTCCTGAGCCCAAGCGGATCCTGTCCCTCCTGAGGGGGACGGGTGGGGCTATCCTCGCTGTCCATTGGCCTGGAGCTGGGCACCCGCAGGCACGTGGCTCaccccatccctctccctccttccctccccaccccacccattccTGCCGCTTGCTAAGCCCGCCTCCTTTCTCCCACCCCAGGGCCGGTCTCCGAGGCAACCTGGTGTGGCAGGGCACTGATTGGCTGACCCTGCTGTCAGGTCACAGGCTCAGGCTGGTTCACCACGCAACTCACACAGGACTTGGGCAAGGGTGGGTGTTTAACCCCTTAGGCCCAACTCCAATGCCCTCGGCCACGCGGTGGCAAcgcgggaggggagaggcaggggacacGCGTGGGAAGGGGAGGTGTCGGTAAGGTTCTCCAGCTCCGGGAGACTCCCCCGGCCCTCACCCGGGGCTCTGGCACCAATGCCAACTTAGGTGTCGCCTGGAGCTACCCTGGTGCCAACCAGGCCACGGGGGCACTCCTAGCCCCGTCatcggggggcgggggtggggcaccGGTGCCGGGATGCCCACCCCACCTCGGGCACCCTTCCCGCATCTGCATCCCAAAGGGCCCGGCCCCCTGACGCCCCGTGAGGGCGGCCCATCCCCACCCAGCCCGGCATGCCCCCTCTTGCTGAGGCCTTGTGGGCATGGGTGTGTGTGGAGGTTGGGGGGGGCGGCTGTGCCAGGGAACCAGGCGAGGTCTGTTTGGTCTGTTTGCCTGGTAGGGGGAAGAACCGGGGGCCCCGCCCCATCACTCCCCCTTTCCCGCCacccccccaggctcccctcactgTCAGGCCTGCTAGACCGGCCAAGCAGGTGGGCAGCTCTCTTGAAACTGGGCCCTGAGTCAAGCCTGCCCCATCTTTGGTGGGGGGGAAGACTTTGGGGTGAGAAAGGTAGAAGGGGGCAAAGGTAGGAGCCCCATCAGGTACCTCTCCGCACCCAGGGGCACCCGCCAGCCTGTGTGTCCGCCACCAAGAATCAAAAGATAGAGAGCAGTGGCCCTGCTAGGAAGGGAGGAGGCTGTAACTCCTTCCGGGTGCTGACCTCAGACGGTGTCCAGTGCGGTGCTGGGGGTGCCAGGGCTACCCCTGCCGGCTGGGGCCAGGCGAGGAGAGGGGATACGGCCCCATCGGCGGCCGATGAGTAAAGCTGgccccccttccccacagccTGCGGATTAGGGGAGTGAGGCTTAGTGTGGGGGGCAGCAGGCGGAACCGGGATTAGCGGCAGAGAAAATAGATATGGGGCCGAGACGCGGGCgcacagaaccccccccccccccaaagtctTCTCCAGGTGCAGCAGCTTGGGGTGAGGGAGGCTGAGACCTGGCCGGGACATCCCCCGGCCAGAGTGATGGAGGCCCGAGGCGCTTCTCAGTGCCCCCCCTCCTGTCTTGGCTGGCCGCCCCTCCCtcttacttctctctcttttctgcgcccccccccccgcccccaccccaactccagcCTCAggttctcttcctgtttttttggAGCTAAGTTTTGCACGCAGACAGGGCTTTGGCCTGTGGCTGGACCAGGGGGGTGGGGAAGTAGGACAACGGGGCCAAAGTCCTCAGGGACCCAGGAGTCCCGGCTCCCCAGCCTCTCCTACACTTCCCGGGGCTGCTGGAACCCAGGGGCTGTGGCCATCTGGACCGCCCAGCTGGGAAGGCAGGGTAAGGGGCCAGGGAGTCCCCTGAGGGGCCGGTAAGGGCTCGGAAGGCAAGGCCCCCTGCCCCCGGGGGTGCCCTGGGCGTGTACGGagtcccaccccagcccctccgaGCGAGTGCGtgccctgcccatcccccacacgCCGCTTCCCCCCTCCTAACCTCACCACCCCCAGCACTCACACTTCCTGGGGGCCAGGCGGGGAAGGGAGACCGCAAGCCACGAAGGGGGAAGGAGGCCAGGGGAGCTGGCTGCTTCCCGGTGCTGTGGGGGTTAAGCCTCTCCTCCCTCAAAATGCCCAATTCCCGGTGCTGTGActcctggaaggaaggaggcctCCGTGCTCCCCTCCACCTTCACTTCCCTGACATCAGGGCACAGCCCTCGCCTGCCCCGCAGGGCACAGGCCAACCTGGGGGGTGTGAGGGGCGCAAGATGGCAGAGATGTGGCCTTCCTCCTTTGCCTCTGGGGACCCCTGCTCACCAGCCACCCTGCGCTCCTGGACCCCCTCCTTGGCCTCTTCTTCCTGTCCCCTTGCTCACTGGCCTGCCTGTCCCCTGACCAAGACGACACGCATCCTTGCCGGCCCCCTGCCTCCACTCTAGGCATCCGTGTCCCTCAGGCCCCAGGAGCCACCCCAGCCTCTCCTGTCTCTGCTGCTTTGCCCCTCAGGTGTGGGCCCAGCCTGTCCCGCTGCCTCCACTCCCCTCTGCTCCGGGCAgcaccccttcccctctccccaggctggCGGGCAGAGAGGGGCCGCAGTATTCCATCAAGCAGCCAGGCCTGCCTTCCAAGGCCTGGTCTTGCCATGGGATGGCCACATCCAGGGCACCCAGGCCCCGCTTCTGGAAGAAGCACAGGATCGAAATTTGGGGGCCAGCTGGAGAGgatgggtggtggggtgggggtgcggagAGAGCggatgtggggtggggtggggtggagggggggacaACCCAGGCCTCTGCCCGTCAGAGTTTCCAGCCCTGGAGCTGCTGGGCTTTCCCCGGAGTGCCCACCCTGGGCCAGGCAACCTCGTACCTGGACAGACCCTGGCCATCAGGGTTCCCAGCAGGAGCTGCCCGGGCAGCACCGGCTCCCCTTAGGGCCCGAGGAGACGGCACAAGGTGCCAGGGTCTGCCctgtgcccaccccctccccccagcctagCGTCTCAGGCTGGGTAACCGAGCCGGCTGGTAACCCCACACCCGCCAAGCCGCGGGCAGAAacctgagccccccagccccagaggaCACCCCAGCCCGATCCCCGGAGCCCGGC includes:
- the ZBTB7B gene encoding zinc finger and BTB domain-containing protein 7B isoform X2 — encoded protein: MGSPEDDLIGIPFPDHSSELLSCLNEQRQLGHLCDLTIRTQGLEYRTHRAVLAACSHYFKKLFTEGGGGAVSGAGGGGPAAGGAGAGVCELDFVGPEALGALLEFAYTATLTTSSANMPAVLQAARLLEIPCVIAACMEILQGSGLEAPSPDEDDCERARQYLEAFATATATATAAGVPDGEDSPPQAPRPPPPPPPPRPVARRSRKPRKAFLQTKGARANHLVPEVPAVPSQPVTYEEEEGARVGGSAGSGPGDSYSPPAGTASPPEGPLTYEAYEGEEEEEEPVYSTAYGLAQGGGPPLSPEELGSDEDAIDPDLMAYLSSLHQDALAPGLDGQDKLVRKRRSQMPQECPVCHKIIHGAGKLPRHMRTHTGEKPFACEVCGVRFTRNDKLKIHMRKHTGERPYSCPHCPARFLHSYDLKNHMHLHTGDRPYECHLCHKAFAKEDHLQRHLKGQNCLEVRTRRRRKDDAPPHYPPPSAAAPSPAGLDLSNGHLDTFRLSLARFWEQSAPTGPPVAALGPPDDEEEEGAPSTPQAEGAMESS
- the ZBTB7B gene encoding zinc finger and BTB domain-containing protein 7B isoform X1, with the translated sequence MPPPGSFLFRCPQLPPSVRPLRPAPSPWSPWPLGAGMSAAPWPGWQGLAPGQGAVKKMGSPEDDLIGIPFPDHSSELLSCLNEQRQLGHLCDLTIRTQGLEYRTHRAVLAACSHYFKKLFTEGGGGAVSGAGGGGPAAGGAGAGVCELDFVGPEALGALLEFAYTATLTTSSANMPAVLQAARLLEIPCVIAACMEILQGSGLEAPSPDEDDCERARQYLEAFATATATATAAGVPDGEDSPPQAPRPPPPPPPPRPVARRSRKPRKAFLQTKGARANHLVPEVPAVPSQPVTYEEEEGARVGGSAGSGPGDSYSPPAGTASPPEGPLTYEAYEGEEEEEEPVYSTAYGLAQGGGPPLSPEELGSDEDAIDPDLMAYLSSLHQDALAPGLDGQDKLVRKRRSQMPQECPVCHKIIHGAGKLPRHMRTHTGEKPFACEVCGVRFTRNDKLKIHMRKHTGERPYSCPHCPARFLHSYDLKNHMHLHTGDRPYECHLCHKAFAKEDHLQRHLKGQNCLEVRTRRRRKDDAPPHYPPPSAAAPSPAGLDLSNGHLDTFRLSLARFWEQSAPTGPPVAALGPPDDEEEEGAPSTPQAEGAMESS